A stretch of the Leopardus geoffroyi isolate Oge1 chromosome B2, O.geoffroyi_Oge1_pat1.0, whole genome shotgun sequence genome encodes the following:
- the LOC123608643 gene encoding LOW QUALITY PROTEIN: non-histone chromosomal protein HMG-14-like (The sequence of the model RefSeq protein was modified relative to this genomic sequence to represent the inferred CDS: deleted 2 bases in 1 codon; substituted 1 base at 1 genomic stop codon), which yields MAHRHLVQTCPTSMKPKSKVSSAKEVVKEEPKGRSARLLVKSAPAKVEMKPKKVTGKDNSSNKVQTKGKRGANAGGKXAGVANQETKEDLPAENGETKNEESPASGEAGKKEATSD from the exons ATGGCACATAGGCACCTGGTACAAACGTGCCCCACTTCCATGAAGCCCAAAAGTAAGGTCAGTTCTGCCAAGGAAGTGGTGAAGGAGGAGCCTAAGGGGAGGTCAGCAAGGTTGTTAGTTAAATCTGCTCCTGCAAAAGTGGAAATGAAGCCAAAAAAGGTAACAGGAAAAGATAACTCCTCAAACAAAGTgcaaacaaaagggaaaaggggAGCAAAT GCTGGAGGAAAATAGGCTGGAGTGGCTAaccaggaaacaaaagaagactTACCTGCAGAAAATGGAGAAACTAAAAATGAGGAGAGTCCAGCCTCTGgtgaagcaggaaagaaagaagccacGTCTGATTAA